From Lolium perenne isolate Kyuss_39 chromosome 5, Kyuss_2.0, whole genome shotgun sequence, a single genomic window includes:
- the LOC139831522 gene encoding uncharacterized protein encodes MIIAAKLGILWNGTKSPHPKSLPRFFTRVMCRQKDDSVGQLLKKQLATAHVPNKDSERASDADIGRKEAGFGPIVLASNHLRGRLGSAHLDPPELNIKEKQVTAHVPAKQHCSTDVQSSSDANVCRNKTEGCGTGEAKIRRLQKDLDVATWRNKEMNRGWNSTIQDGLHAVADLQKLVAGNLGTSSKCQK; translated from the exons atgataattgcagccaagctcggcatactgtggaatgggacaaaatcaccgcaccccaagtcgttgccgagatttttcacacgtgtgatgtgccgccaaaaggacgattccgtggggcagctgctgaagaag cagctagccactgctcatgttcctaacaaagacagtgagcgcgccagtgatgcagacattggtagaaaggaggcgggatttggtcctattgttctagcaagcaatcatttgaggggccgcctaggatcagcacatctggatcctcctgagctcaacattaaggag aagcaagtgactgctcatgtccctgccaagcagcattgtagcacagatgtccagagttccagtgatgcaaacgtttgtaggaacaaaacagaaggatgtggcactggggaagctaagattaggcgtcttcaaaaggacttggatgtggccacttggcggaacaaagaaatgaaccgaggatggaattctacaattcaagatggcctacatgctgttgctgatctgcagaagctagtggctggcaacttg ggaactagttccaaatgccAAAAGTGA